From Miscanthus floridulus cultivar M001 chromosome 15, ASM1932011v1, whole genome shotgun sequence, the proteins below share one genomic window:
- the LOC136508756 gene encoding ASI1-immunoprecipitated protein 2-like, giving the protein MKAVCEVCGAIGYERLLLCCSDCKGGHTHQYCLDKVLFDATLEDWFCDECKQWHNEGSHSMSLEKVSSERPSNHARFDSTSQQPITKRLESATVVRTWGQQKRKSTVVGENLKKKHSSRAKSARKNCIRNKSNMRGKGINRRGIRSKRSSNCTEQLNLSIGQVGSASSSKGVKQPTPVTVNAMGYTLGDTGQSHVLKPLEGLACKSMQTPQSLTTDQVYSTSSLEISSKAKFAHEASGTEVEISNTVQNLRKDSPKKRRRLILTDDDEDEEQEEKADDVQQENVNHQPLKCNEPMVKHRINTEYYVEEAVQTGDINDQNLINGRPMKRRRRYIVENEDEEDIEGAEYALNNASKWSSNDSAKMASLTPVATDHSHQSRLSDSECTDQQYHICLQPLDEPVWSGVFKIDNEVFLKLDAHLSNKACQRVHELSGLLQQVVEVRTLSRLQAWPETWISSGPTDESIGLFFLPHSSMQNEDLTRLNRIIKSDDALQVTAGIAELLIFPSVLLPEQYHFFQGKHYLWGVFRQRKDILDNGVHAEEQDGSVHATGEGQHQEHNLLDQQDEALYEVSGKETFAVKHVVDAEDQLQVKGHPEVQNDTMKVATSEGITPLSSSWSPAKLDSSKAGSNSSVQPRTDCKLHAPGDAEQQEDFTSSPQWNASSTKQSSAAIPAEHCIKQAHPDSEPSTTKLFGFITVRTPRSQQLIQEMVSEGAVLFPVPEQIATTDSVTGSSTGVVSSALNPDAKHESPQAFDFVSMAMGHSDPAADSEACLELFPVHQEQIGWAPRAEVSGEVDLNLSLGKRPPAPSSPQLL; this is encoded by the exons AAAGCTGTGTGTGAAGTGTGTGGAGCTATTGGTTATGAACGTCTCCTGTTATGTTGCAGTGACTGCAAGGGAGGTCATACACACCA GTACTGTTTGGACAAAGTTCTCTTTGATGCAACTTTAGAAGACTGGTTTTGCGATGAATGCAAACAATGGCATAATGAAGGTTCTCACAGCATGTCTCTAGAGAAGGTGTCAAGTGAAAGGCCATCAAATCATGCTCGATTTGACTCTACATCACAGCAGCCAATTACCAAGAGACTGGAGTCAGCTACGGTTGTACGGACATGGGGACAACAAAAAAGGAAGTCTACGGTTGTAGGTGAAAATCTAAAGAAAAAACATTCTTCTAGGGCAAAGTCTGCGCGAAAGAACTGCATTAGGAACAAGTCAAATATGAGAGGCAAAGGCATCAATAGAAGAGGTATAAGGTCTAAACGTTCTTCGAATTGTACAGAGCAGTTGAACCTCTCAATAGGACAGGTTGGCTCAGCTTCGTCATCGAAAGGTGTTAAGCAGCCTACCCCTGTAACTGTGAATGCCATGGGTTATACATTAGGAGACACTGGTCAATCTCATGTGTTGAAACCATTGGAAGGGTTAGCCTGCAAATCAATGCAAACTCCACAATCACTAACAACAGATCAAGTGTATTCAACTTCATCCTTAGAGATCTCTTCAAAAGCTAAATTCGCTCATGAGGCTAGTGGTACAGAAGTTGAAATTTCTAATACTGTTCAAAACTTGAGAAAGGACAGCCCAAAAAAGCGTAGACGTCTCATTCTAACTGATGACGATGAAGATGAAGAACAAGAAGAGAAGGCTGATGATGTCCAGCAGGAAAATGTCAATCATCAACCTCTTAAGTGTAATGAACCAATGGTGAAGCATCGGATAAACACTGAATATTATGTGGAAGAGGCTGTACAAACTGGAGACATAAATGACCAAAATCTCATAAATGGTAGGCCAATGAAGCGGAGGAGAAGATACATAGTTGaaaatgaagatgaagaggaTATCGAAGGTGCTGAGTATGCTCTGAACAATGCTTCAAAGTGGTCTTCAAATGACAGTGCAAAGATGGCGTCACTAACTCCAGTTGCAACCGACCATTCTCACCAATCCAGACTATCTGATTCAGAATGTACCGATCAACAATATCATATTTGTTTGCAACCCCTTGATGAGCCTGTTTGGAG TGGAGTCTTTAAGATAGACAATGAAGTGTTTCTTAAGTTGGATGCGCACTTGTCAAACAAAGCGTGCCAGAGAGTTCATGAATTGTCAGGATTGTTGCAGCAAGTAGTTGAAGTAAGGACACTCTCTCGGTTGCAAGCCTGGCCAGAGACATGGATATCTTCAGGACCTACTGATGAAAGCATTGGGTTATTTTTCCTCCCACATAGTTCGAT GCAAAATGAGGACTTAACCAGACTTAACAGAATTATCAAGAGTGATGATGCCTTACAGGTTACTGCTGGTATTGCAGAGTTACTGATATTCCCCTCTGTCCTATTGCCAGAACAATATCATT TTTTCCAGGGGAAACACTACCTGTGGGGAGTGTTTAGGCAAAGAAAAGATATTCTTGACAATGGTGTTCATGCTGAAGAGCAGGATGGTTCAGTGCATGCGACAGGGGAAGGGCAACATCAAGAACATAATCTTTTGGACCAACAAGATGAAGCATTGTATGAGGTATCGGGCAAAGAAACTTTTGCTGTGAAGCATGTTGTGGATGCTGAGGATCAGCTGCAGGTGAAGGGTCACCCTGAGGTACAAAATGACACTATGAAAGTTGCCACGAGTGAAGGTATTACCCCACTTAGTAGCAGTTGGTCCCCTGCTAAGCTGGACTCTTCAAAAGCTGGATCAAACAGCTCTGTGCAGCCAAGAACTGACTGTAAATTGCATGCTCCTGGAGACGCGGAGCAGCAAGAAGACTTCACCTCTTCACCTCAGTGGAATGCCTCAAGTACCAAACAATCAAGTGCTGCTATACCTGCTGAGCATTGCATCAAACAAGCCCACCCAGACTCAGAACCTTCCACCACAAAGCTTTTTGGATTTATCACTGTCCGGACACCCAGATCTCAACAACTCATCCAGGAGATGGTCAGTGAAGGTGCAGTGTTATTCCCAGTGCCGGAACAGATTGCAACGACTGATTCTGTCACAGGCAGCAGCACTGGAGTTGTGTCTTCTGCACTGAACCCTGACGCCAAGCATGAGTCCCCACAGGCCTTCGATTTTGTGTCCATGGCCATGGGACATAGCGACCCTGCTGCCGATTCTGAAGCCTGCCTGGAGCTGTTTCCGGTGCATCAGGAACAGATTGGATGGGCTCCAAGGGCAGAAGTTAGTGGGGAAGTGGACCTCAACTTGAGCCTTGGCAAGCGCCCGCCAGCACCTTCCTCGCCACAGCTGCTCTGA